The window AGAATATTCCCAGTGTTGATAAAACAAAAAAGTTGGTCTTCAATCCAAATATCAGATCCCTGCAGCCGTTAAAAATCAGAACAGCTCCAATAGAAAATGCAAATAAATTCATTCTCTGAGCTTCGATAAGCTCAAGCGGGTCTATATTGGAAGCAATATGTCTGTTTGCTATATAATCCCAGATTTTTCGAAACATAATTTATAGATATTGAGCAAAAAACATGAAATTCAATACAAAAATAAATAAAATGCTTTTATATTTTATTCATATAATCAATTTTGGTTAAAAGTATATTTATAAATTTGCTATTATATTAAAAATTGTTTGACTATTACAAAATTATTTACACTAAAAATATCTTTCTCCATTTCGCGATGGTATTCCGGCTTAGTTTAAAATGATGGGCTAGCTGGGTATTATTCAGTTTATTTTTTTTCTGATAATCCAGAATTCTAAGAACATCTGTTCTTTTATAAGAGTGATATTGACTGTTTTTCTTTTCAGAAGCTCCAAAAATAATAGTGTTAAGTTTAAGAATATCTAAGGCTAAAAGTTCATCTTTCAACAATAAATATTCGCACAGATTATATTTATCAGGACATTTAATTGTAATGATATCTTTGTAG of the Chryseobacterium capnotolerans genome contains:
- a CDS encoding transposase; translation: MEKYKQPDFKKIYKDIITIKCPDKYNLCEYLLLKDELLALDILKLNTIIFGASEKKNSQYHSYKRTDVLRILDYQKKNKLNNTQLAHHFKLSRNTIAKWRKIFLV